Genomic DNA from Flavobacterium sp. N502540:
CATCTGGAACAAAACCAATCCTGCCGATGCTAATAACTTAATTGATATTGCTGCACGCTGCCTGCTTATTGAAGATGGAAATCGTCTGATTTTGATTGATACCGGAATGGGAGACAAACAATCGGAGAAGTTTTTTGGCTATTATTCGCTCTGGGGATCGCATTCGATCGACAAATCGTTAGCGAAATATGGTTTTCAGAGAGACGATATTACAGACGTTTTTATGACGCATTTGCATTTTGATCATTGTGGCGGAAGTGTGCAATGGAATTCAGACCGGACTTTTTACGAGCCGGCTTTTAAAAATGCGAAGTTTTGGACGAATGAAAATCATTGGGAATGGGCAACAAAACCCAATGCACGTGAAAAGGCTTCTTTTCTTTCAGAGAATATTTTGCCTATGCAGGAAAGTGGACAATTGCATTTTATAAGTCGTCCAGAGAGTGATTTTGGTTTTTCTGAGGAAATGAATTTTGGAATTTATTATGTGGATGGCCATACCGAAAAACAAATGATCCCACATATCCAATATCAGGATAAAACGATTGTTTTTTGTGCCGATTTGCTGGCTACAGCGGGACATATTCCGTTACCCTATGTAATGGGCTATGATACGCGACCTTTGCTAACCATGCCGGAAAAATCAAAGTTTTTGAACGCAGCGGCTGACAATAACTATTATTTGTTTTTAGAACATGATGCGCACAATCAGATTATAACGGTGGAACATACCGAAAAAGGTGTTCGCTTAAAAGAAGTATTTACCTGCGAAGAAATTCTTTAAAATTAAAGCTATAAATGCAAAAAAGTCCCATTTTCATGATGTCGAAAGTGGGACTTTTTATTAACAAATTTAATTCAACAAATTATAATTACTCTACAATAATTTTTTTAGCTGAAGCTGCATCTTTATTTATTAAGTATATGTAATAAACTCCTTTTGGTAAACCGGATAAATCGATTGTATTATTGAGATCACTTGAATTTAATGTAAATGATTTCACAAGCTGGCCCAGACTATTATAAAGAGTTGCTTTTTCTAAACTTGCATTTTGAATGTTTAGGTCGCCCTTTGTTGGATTTGGATAGATTGTTACTTTTTCAAAATTGTTGGTATCAATACCTAATGTTTTACAAGTGTTAGAATAAGTGGCACTTTTTTCTTTAATGTTTGCCCAGTTGGCATTTGAATAATCGGCATCATCCACTTGTATACAGCTTAGTGTTTTATTTCCTAAGAAGCTGGTGTATATGGCGGTAGCAGCATTTTTACCGGATTTAGACGGCAATACGAAATTTTTATTGTTACCATTTTGGACATTCAGTGAAGTTAACGGGTTAAATTCAAGGAAAACAAGTTCTAAAAGGGGATTATGTGATAAATCTAAAGATGTTAATTTATTCCAGCTTAAACTTATTATTTTTAAAAGCGGGTTGTTGCTAAGGTCTAAAGATGCTAATTGGTTACTGCTAAAGTATAAGTTTTCCAGTTTTTTATTAGAGGAAACGTCTAATTTTGAAATTGTAGTAAAATTGCAACTTAACGTTTCAAGATTAGGTTGATTTGATATATTTAATGTGGTTAAATTATCTTGACCACAAGAGAGAGATCTTAGTTGAGTATTTGAAGATATATCTAGATCATTTAGAAGATTTCTATCACAGGTTAAAAAATGAAGTTCCTTGTTTTGAGATAAATCAATTGTTGAAACCTGGTTTTCGCTAAAGGTTAAACTAAGTAACTTTTTGTTTTTGGTAACGTCTAAGCTCGTCAATTTGTTTTCAAATAAATCTAAACCAAGTAATGCTTCGTTATTTTTGATATTTATATTGCTTATTGTATTGTAATTACAATTTAAAGAAGTTAATGCAATGAAATCTTCTATTCCCGAAATGTCGCTAATGTTAGAATTAGAAATGTCTAAAGAGATAACTTTGTTTACACTTGCGGTTGCAACTTTACCATTTTTGCCGTCTTTGTCAATTTCCAGAGCAATTAACTTATCTTCAAAATTAGAGTCCGGAATTAGGGTGTATCTGGTACAGTCTACATTGTAGTTTGCAGCCGTATCTTTGAAAGTACTCCAATTCGTATTGGCATAAGCATCGTCATCAACCTGAATGCAATTTAGATTAGGATTGTTCTTAAAATTAGAGTTTACATCAAAATTTATATTATTCCCGTTCTTTAGATTTAAACTTTCTAAAGAATTATTGGTGCAATTAAGAAGGGTTAAAGCTTTATTTTGAGAAACATCTAAAAGAGACAATAGATTTCCGGAACAATTTAGAGAGTTTAAACTGGTGAAACCTTTAATTCCGGTTAAGTTTTTTATAGTGCTTGAAGCAACGTCTAAAGAAGCTATATTTTCAATACTGCTGTTTAAAACTGTACCGTTTTTACCGTCTTTGTCAATGTTTAATGCAATTAACTTATCTTCAAAAGCGGGATCTGGAATTGCCGTAACCTGAGAGCAATCTACAGTTGAGTACGATGCAGAAACATCTTTAAAACTTCCCCATTTTTCATTTGAATAAAGAGCATTGTCTACTAAGATGCATGTTAGTAAAGGGTTTTCAGTAAAATTAATAGCATTGTAAGTAATTTGCATAGAGCGGTTGTTTCCATTTTTTAAATTTATTGTGGTCAATAATTTATTTTCAGGACATTTTAAAGATGTTAAAGATCGGTTTTTAGAAAGATCTAAACTTGTTAACAGGTTTGAAGCGCACCATAATGCAGATAGATTTTTATTGTTGGATGTATCAATATTGGTTAGTTTGTTTGAATCAACGCTTAGAAGTCTCAAATTAACATTTTGCGAAAGGTCGAGATTTGTTATTTGATTGTAAGCAAGTGTTAAATATAGTAGAGTAAGGTTTTTGGATGTATTTAATGTTGTTAAATTATTGAAACCTGCTTCTAGGGATAATAATTGCAAATTTTGAGAGATGTCAAGACTGGTTATGTTGTTGGACATACAGCTTAATGACGTTAAAGATTTAAAATCCTGAATTCCGGTTAGGTCGCTAATATTACTATAGTAAAGATCTATTTCTGTGATAGTGGAAATTTTTGAAGTTAGGACTTTTCCGTCTGGAGCTCCCGAGTCGATTCCTAATGCTATTAGTTTTTTCTCAAAATTAATATCCGGAATTAAGGTGTATGATCCAGGAGCGATACAAGGGGTCGAGGAAAAGGATGTCGTTGGGTCTTTTTTGGTTGACCAATTTGTATTTGCAGCTGCAACATCACTAACCTGAATACAAGTTAATTTTGGATTCGATGTGAAAGAGATTTGATTGCTAAGTAAGGATGTATTGTTAGTGAGATTTAAACTTGTCAATAGATTCTCTTGTAAATATAAAGTAGTTAGTCCCGGATTATTGGAAACGTCTAATGTTTCGAACTTATTTTGACGAAGGTCCAGACTGCGCAAAGCTTTATTTTGAGACAGATCTATCGTTGTTAATAGACTGTTTGCTGCCGTGAAAGACTCAAGAGCTTTGTTTTTGGTCAGATCAGGACTTTTTGCTAAATTGTTTCCGGAGACGGACAAATAAGTAAGTTTTAAATTTTGAGATACGTCAAGATCTGTTATTTTATTTTGATTAATAGTAAGTGTTTCCAGAGCTTTATTAGCGGTTAAATCAATATTTGAAATTTGATTTGAGCTCACATTTAATTGAATTAATGAAAGGTTTTTAGAAACATCTATAGTGGTTAGACTATTTCCTGCAATAAAAAATTTCTCTAATGATAAGTTTTTAGTGATATCAATTGTTGTCAGTTTATTATAAGGACAATAGAGCAATTTTAAGGCTAAGTTTTGTGATACGTCTAAGTCTGTTAGCTGATTTCCGGAGCAGTATAATGTGGTTAGCTTTGTATTTTTAGTAACGTTTAATTTTGTCAATTTACCTGTTACTCCTCCATTAGGGTCGGAAGCTCCAGAACAATACAAGGTTTCTAAGTTATAAAAATCTTCAAGTCCTGTTAAGTCATAAACTATTGTGGTGGCAAGGTCTAAAATTTTAACTTTTATAATATTGGCTGTTAATACCTTTCCATCGGCAGTTCCGGAGTCAATTCCTAATGCGATTAACCTGTTTTCAAAATTCACGTCAGGTATTAAAGTGTATGGAGAAGGAACATCAGCAACATCTACAACAGAAATGTTATCGACTAAAATTTCAGAGTTCAGTGTTCCTGTGGTCCAGATATCTATTTCTATGTTTTCGCTTACGGTTGGGGTATACTCAAATTCGATTTTTCTCCATTCTGAGCTTGAAAACACTGCATCTGTTTTTTTAATAATCTCAGCTTTAAAAGTGCCTGGTTTATGATATAAACTAAAATCAAGAGCAGAAAATGTACCGGAAACTAATTTGTGGTACATGGTTATACGGTACGTTTTATTTGCTGTTACCGGAAAAAATTCGCTATTAATATAGTTAAATGTACCGCTGGAAATCTTCATATTGGTACTCGAGGAACCTTTTTGAGCTGTTGTACTTTGAGAAATAAATCCACTAAAATAGCGATACCAGTTATCGGGTTGTGATGAGGAAGACCAGGTTTCGAAGTCACCATTTGGGACTAAATTAGTCTGGGCATAAATTGAAAAATTTGCTAGTAACAGCAATAAAAGTAGTTTTATTTTCATAGGTAAGTGATTAGTTGCTACAAGTCTACGAATTGCTATTTGAAATTCCTTACGGGAAGCCGTAACGAGCCGAATTTAATTTTGGGGTAATTAAGACATGAAAAAATCCCATTCGCCGCAGCGAATGGGATTTTTGGGATTAACAAATTATAATTACTCTACAATAATTTTTTTAACGGAAGCTGTATCTTTATTTATTAAGTACACATAATAAACACCTTTTGTAAGACCTGATAAATCGATAGTATTATCTGTAGTATTTGAGTTTAGTGTAAATGATTTTACCAGTTGCCCTAATGTGTTATAAACAGTTACTTTTTCTAAAGTTGCATTTTGAATGTTTACTTCGCCTTTGGTTGGATTTGGATAGATCGTTACTTTGTCAAAAACATTGGTCACAACATCTAATGTTTTACAAGAGTTAGAATAAGTAGCATTTTTTTCCTTAATATTTGACCAGTTAGCATTTGAATAATCGGCATCATCTACCTGTATACAATTTAGCGTTTTGTTTCCTAAAAAGCTAGTGTATATGGCCGTAGCGGCATTTTTTCCGGTTTTAGACGGCAACACTAAATTTTTATTGTTGCCATTTTGAAT
This window encodes:
- a CDS encoding MBL fold metallo-hydrolase, with the protein product MKLYPIESGNFKLDGGAMFGVVPKTIWNKTNPADANNLIDIAARCLLIEDGNRLILIDTGMGDKQSEKFFGYYSLWGSHSIDKSLAKYGFQRDDITDVFMTHLHFDHCGGSVQWNSDRTFYEPAFKNAKFWTNENHWEWATKPNAREKASFLSENILPMQESGQLHFISRPESDFGFSEEMNFGIYYVDGHTEKQMIPHIQYQDKTIVFCADLLATAGHIPLPYVMGYDTRPLLTMPEKSKFLNAAADNNYYLFLEHDAHNQIITVEHTEKGVRLKEVFTCEEIL
- a CDS encoding T9SS type A sorting domain-containing protein, yielding MKIKLLLLLLLANFSIYAQTNLVPNGDFETWSSSSQPDNWYRYFSGFISQSTTAQKGSSSTNMKISSGTFNYINSEFFPVTANKTYRITMYHKLVSGTFSALDFSLYHKPGTFKAEIIKKTDAVFSSSEWRKIEFEYTPTVSENIEIDIWTTGTLNSEILVDNISVVDVADVPSPYTLIPDVNFENRLIALGIDSGTADGKVLTANIIKVKILDLATTIVYDLTGLEDFYNLETLYCSGASDPNGGVTGKLTKLNVTKNTKLTTLYCSGNQLTDLDVSQNLALKLLYCPYNKLTTIDITKNLSLEKFFIAGNSLTTIDVSKNLSLIQLNVSSNQISNIDLTANKALETLTINQNKITDLDVSQNLKLTYLSVSGNNLAKSPDLTKNKALESFTAANSLLTTIDLSQNKALRSLDLRQNKFETLDVSNNPGLTTLYLQENLLTSLNLTNNTSLLSNQISFTSNPKLTCIQVSDVAAANTNWSTKKDPTTSFSSTPCIAPGSYTLIPDINFEKKLIALGIDSGAPDGKVLTSKISTITEIDLYYSNISDLTGIQDFKSLTSLSCMSNNITSLDISQNLQLLSLEAGFNNLTTLNTSKNLTLLYLTLAYNQITNLDLSQNVNLRLLSVDSNKLTNIDTSNNKNLSALWCASNLLTSLDLSKNRSLTSLKCPENKLLTTINLKNGNNRSMQITYNAINFTENPLLTCILVDNALYSNEKWGSFKDVSASYSTVDCSQVTAIPDPAFEDKLIALNIDKDGKNGTVLNSSIENIASLDVASSTIKNLTGIKGFTSLNSLNCSGNLLSLLDVSQNKALTLLNCTNNSLESLNLKNGNNINFDVNSNFKNNPNLNCIQVDDDAYANTNWSTFKDTAANYNVDCTRYTLIPDSNFEDKLIALEIDKDGKNGKVATASVNKVISLDISNSNISDISGIEDFIALTSLNCNYNTISNINIKNNEALLGLDLFENKLTSLDVTKNKKLLSLTFSENQVSTIDLSQNKELHFLTCDRNLLNDLDISSNTQLRSLSCGQDNLTTLNISNQPNLETLSCNFTTISKLDVSSNKKLENLYFSSNQLASLDLSNNPLLKIISLSWNKLTSLDLSHNPLLELVFLEFNPLTSLNVQNGNNKNFVLPSKSGKNAATAIYTSFLGNKTLSCIQVDDADYSNANWANIKEKSATYSNTCKTLGIDTNNFEKVTIYPNPTKGDLNIQNASLEKATLYNSLGQLVKSFTLNSSDLNNTIDLSGLPKGVYYIYLINKDAASAKKIIVE